The following proteins are encoded in a genomic region of Dokdonia donghaensis DSW-1:
- a CDS encoding PLD nuclease N-terminal domain-containing protein produces the protein MGLTLLEMIGPWQLGLIIIVLGIPLLATIDILRHRFRDNEKLIWLLVVLFMPFVGTLLYLGLGRKKRIK, from the coding sequence ATGGGTTTAACTTTATTAGAAATGATAGGCCCTTGGCAACTAGGCCTAATAATCATAGTTTTGGGTATCCCATTGCTTGCGACTATTGATATCCTTAGACATCGATTTAGGGATAATGAAAAGCTCATTTGGCTACTCGTTGTGCTCTTTATGCCGTTTGTAGGAACATTACTATACCTTGGTTTAGGTAGAAAAAAGAGAATTAAATAA